One window from the genome of Lutra lutra chromosome X, mLutLut1.2, whole genome shotgun sequence encodes:
- the LOC125091716 gene encoding LOW QUALITY PROTEIN: melanoma antigen preferentially expressed in tumors-like (The sequence of the model RefSeq protein was modified relative to this genomic sequence to represent the inferred CDS: inserted 1 base in 1 codon) — MDQKAVATLLELAAKSLLSNEPAAIHALEELPRDLFVPLFIDAFVGGHEKILKAMVRVWPFHCLHIGALSVQESYYEILEAMIDGLQILPDQNSSSWGPKLRILDLRQDPDCGTTCSEISTTFPFCFQSCVYSQHSILKTEEAQNSIKCLGIDNSESEPLSTQKPMELLVDLSFNGTLRTKQFLSFLQSKVEQSFGSLHLCCRDLQIDKMSAHKSVLQFLDLGCIDHLELNQAYLKEVTTLLAQMIHLNSISLSNISFKHCKREDFRTFLIQLGQLPNLQELSLALFCLTDQLHKLLRILPPQLDTLCLSFCGLXRDITVLSQSSQATYLKLLNLSNNQIFSEVYEPFQTLLEKVSGTLQYLEINNCLITDSTLSAVLPALSHCTHLRVLSFAFNPITMPLLMGLLQHLTCLVDLKHVICPVPVHCYEQWNFPGSLDRQKLAEVQAQLTASLQVLRRDDMTWTTCPE, encoded by the exons ATGGACCAAAAGGCCGTAGCCACACTGCTAGAGCTTGCTGCAAAAAGTCTGCTAAGTAATGAGCCTGCGGCTATCCATGCCTTGGAAGAACTCCCAAGAGACCTCTTTGTTCCCTTGTTCATTGATGCCTTCGTGGGAGGGCATGAGAAGATACTAAAAGCAATGGTGAGGGTTTGGCCCTTTCACTGTCTCCATATTGGGGCACTGAGTGTACAAGAGTCATATTATGAAATCTTGGAAGCCATGATTGATGGTCTGCAGATCCTCCCTGACCAGAACTCTTCCTCTTG GGGGCCAAAACTGAGGATCCTAGATTTGAGGCAGGACCCAGACTGTGGAACAACATGCTCAGAGATCAGTAccacatttcctttctgttttcagtCTTGTGTTTACTCTCAACACTCTATCCTTAAAACAGAAGAAGCCCAGAATAGTATCAAGTGTCTTGGAATTGATAATTCAGAGTCTGAGCCTCTGTCAACCCAGAAACCCATGGAATTATTAGTAGACCTTTCTTTCAATGGTACCTTGAGAACaaagcaatttctttctttccttcagagtAAAGTTGAACAGAGCTTTGGGTCTTTGCACCTCTGCTGCAGAGATTTGCAAATTGATAAAATGTCTGCCCACAAAAGTGTCCTGCAGTTTCTGGATCTAGGATGCATTGATCACCTGGAATTGAATCAGGCTTATCTGAAAGAAGTCACCACACTATTGGCTCAGATGATCCACCTGAACAGCATTAGTTTATCTAACATCTCCTTTAAACACTGTAAGAGGGAAGACTTCAGAACTTTTCTCATCCAGCTTGGGCAACTACCCAACCTCCAGGAACTCAGCTTGGCTTTATTCTGCCTTACAGATCAACTTCATAAACTGCTCag AATCCTGCCACCTCAGTTGGATACATTGTGTCTATCTTTTTGTGGCC ACAGAGATATCACTGTCCTGTCCCAGAGTTCTCAGGCCACCTACCTAAAGCTATTGAATCTCAGCAACAACCAGATATTCTCAGAAGTTTATGAGCCCTTCCAGACTCTGCTAGAGAAGGTATCAGGCACCCTGCAGTATCTGGAGATAAATAATTGCCTGATAACTGATTCTACTCTCTCTGCTGTCCTCCCAGCCCTGAGCCACTGTACCCACCTCCGTGTCCTTAGCTTTGCCTTCAACCCCATTACAATGCCTCTGCTCATGGGCCTTCTGCAGCATTTAACATGCTTGGTAGACCTGAAGCATGTTATTTGTCCTGTTCCTGTCCACTGCTATGAACAATGGAATTTTCCTGGCAGTTTGGACCGACAAAAACTTGCTGAAGTGCAGGCCCAATTGACAGCAAGTCTGCAGGTATTACGGCGAGATGACATGACCTGGACCACTTGTCCTGAGTGA